The Megalops cyprinoides isolate fMegCyp1 chromosome 19, fMegCyp1.pri, whole genome shotgun sequence genome has a window encoding:
- the LOC118794780 gene encoding RNA demethylase ALKBH5-like yields MSHLASDFRDRMAASGFSDLREKLKAMTPHRDNYKNKVSDHSKGRKRKYYDSEEDYSDYEEQRELEALKVKSGIRQVNIFSSDECSRIEAKIDEVVSKAEKGLYREHTVDRAPLRNKYFFGEGYTYGSQLEKKGPGQERLYSKGEVDEIPNWVHELVIKKLIANHIIPEDFVNSAVINDYQPGGCIVSHVDPIHIFERPIVSVSFFSDSALCFGCKFQFKPIRVSEPVLYLPVRRGSVTVLSGYAADGITHCIRPQDIKERRAVIILRKTKPDAPRLEVKSRGDTALHTSTPGRHQILKAKRSHRKADPDAAHRPRILEMDKEENRRSAGVWRPRRQSISSSENFWRRSHEAAGSYEEPGNNSVNSARKVKMRRH; encoded by the exons ATGTCTCATTTAGCTAGCGACTTCAGGGACAGAATGGCAGCTAGTGGCTTTTCTGATTTAAGGGAGAAACTCAAGGCTATGACTCCACACCGGGAcaattataaaaacaaagttTCAGACCACAGCAAAGGGCGCAAGCGTAAATATTACGACTCGGAGGAAGACTACAGTGACTACGAAGAACAGCGCGAGTTGGAAGCACTCAAAGTGAAGAGTGGAATTCGACAAGTGAATATTTTCAGCTCGGACGAATGCTCTCGCATTGAGGCAAAGATCGACGAGGTTGTCTCCAAAGCAGAAAAAGGTCTTTACCGAGAGCACACAGTGGACAGGGCGCCTCTTCGGAACAAGTATTTCTTCGGTGAGGGTTACACCTACGGATCTCAGCTGGAAAAGAAGGGACCGGGGCAGGAGCGATTATATTCTAAGGGCGAAGTAGACGAGATCCCAAACTGGGTGCACGAGCTTGTCATCAAAAAACTGATCGCCAATCATATTATACCTGAAGATTTTGTCAACAGCGCGGTGATTAACGACTATCAGCCTGGAGGATGCATAGTCTCCCATGTAGACCCCATTCACATCTTCGAGAGGCCCATCGTGTCAGTTTCGTTCTTCAGTGATTCGGCTCTGTGCTTCGGGTGCAAGTTTCAGTTCAAGCCCATAAGAGTATCGGAGCCCGTGTTGTACCTACCTGTGAGACGTGGAAGCGTCACTGTACTCAG cGGTTACGCTGCAGATGGAATTACCCACTGTATCCGACCGCAGGATATCAAGGAGAGAAGAGCCGTCATTATACTGAGAAA AACAAAACCAGATGCGCCGCGACTGGAGGTGAAGTCTCGCGGTGACACAGCCCTCCATACCTCCACCCCCGGGAGACACCAGATACTGAAAGCAAAGCGTTCTCATCGCAAGGCTGACCCTGATGCAGCCCACAG GCCTAGGATACTGGAAATGGACAAGGAGGAAAATCGGCGCTCTGCGGGTGTTTGGAGACCCAGACGACAGAGCATCTCCAGCTCCGAGAACTTCTGGAGGAGGTCTCACGAAGCGGCCGGCAGCTACGAGGAGCCCGGCAACAACTCGGTGAACTCTGccagaaaagtgaaaatgagacGACACTGA